From the Finegoldia magna ATCC 29328 genome, the window CTTCAAGAAATCAATACAAAAAACTTGCCCAACTTAAAAGCTGGGCTAAGATTAGTTAATTTTTTGTAAATAGTCGCACACTTCTACGACTTTTCCATTTCTATTATAAATTCTAGGAATTCTCATTGTAACTCTACACAAAAGCTCATAGACATTTGTGTTTGCCATTTCTGCCAACTTATACAATGATATTTCTCCCATGTCATCTTTTCCGAACAACAAAACTTTGTCGCCGACTTTTACATCTCTAATGTATGTTACATCTATCATAATTTGGTCCATGCAGACTTTTCCCAAAATTTTTGCTTTTTTGCCGTTGATAATCACATAAGCTTTGTTGGATAATTCCAAAGGATAACCATCAGCATAACCTATTGTTGCTGTTGCAACTACTGTTTCAGAGTTTGTCGTGAATGTTCTTCCGTATCCGATGTCTGTTCCTTTTGGAACTGTTTTAATCATTGACACTGTTGTGTAAAGCGAAGATATTTCTTCCAGATTTAACCTAGAATTTTCTCTTACATAATCTGATGCGTGATAGCCGTAAAGTCCTATTCCACATCTTATCATATCCAAGAAATATCCGTGAATTATCGCTCCTGCATCATTTGCTATGTGTTTTATTGGAACAGTTATTCCTCTGTTTTCCACATCAATCATAAAACCAATGTATGTATTGTATTGTTCTTTGGTATAAGAATAATCTTCGCTATCAGCATCTGAAAAATGACTGTAAATTCCTTGCAACACTACATTATCCATTTTATAAATTTTGAATATTTCTTCCAAGCATTTATCGCGGTCAAGTCGAACTTGGAACCCTAATCTTGTCATTCCTGTGTCAATTTTGATGTGAACTTTGCATATTTTGTTCAAACTTTTTGCAACGTTATTGATTTCAACTGCAGTATCGTAATCGTAAACTGTTAATTCGATGTTGTTTTTGATTGCGACTTCAATGTTTTCATTGGAAATGTAGCCTAAAATCATGATTGGTTTGAATATTCCATTTTTGCGAAGTTCCAAGGCTTCATTTATATTGGACACTGCAAAGTAATCTATTCCCAAATATTCCAATTCTTTTGTAATAAATGCTGCGCCTTGCCCATAAGCATTGGCCTTTACAACGGCACACATTTTGACTAAATTGCTTATGTTTTTGATTTCTTTGTAATTGTGTTTTAATTTATCTAAATCAACCTTCAAATAACTTTGATATTTAAACATTATTTCTCCTTACAAGCATTAATCGCTTCCGGTAAATTTCTAATTATATCCGATGCAATAATGCTGTCCTCTCCTATTTTTTGTTTTGCAAAATCTCCAGCCAGTCCGTGAATGTACACTCCCAATTTACAAGCTTCGAACACATCTCTGTTGTGCATAAAACTTGCAATAATTCCAGACAAACAATCCCCACTTCCAGCTGTTGCCATTCCAGCGTTTCCTGTATTGTTTACATAAATTTCGTCATTTTTTGCGACGATTGTGTGATGGCCTTTGAGAACTACTATACATTTGTGTTTTTTTGAAAAATCCGTAGCTACTTTCTCACGATTTTGATTGATATATTCTACATCCAATCCCGAAAGTCTACTAAATTCCAGTGGATGTGGCGTTATGGCAACTGAATAATCATCAAATTCTAGTTCACTGAAATCTTTTATTGAATTCAATCCATCTGCATCTATCAACACTGGTTTATGGAAGTTTTTGAGTACAGATTTTATCAACTCGTAATTTAATTTATCTTTTCCCATTCCACATCCAATTGCTACGCAGTTTTTATTGGAAATATATTCTAAAATTTGAGAAATAGAATTATCACTCAATTTTTTATCCTCACATTCAAGTGGAAGTATTATATTCTCAACGGATTTAATTTGCATAATTTCCGAGATAATTTCAGGAACAATTGTGTACACCAATCCACTTCCGCATCTAAGTGCTGCCATGCTTGCCAAGTAGACGCTGCCGCACATTCCGTTCGAACCACCAACTATGCATACTCTTCCGTAGTTTCCTTTATTGGAAAAGGGATCTCTTTTTTTTATTGTAAAATCCATTCTAATCCTCCAACATCAACACGCACATTGCTACTGCATATTCTCCATCATGAGAAATGGATGCATCAATATCTAAAACTTTTGGAAATTTATCTGTATTTAATTTTACAACTAATCCATCATCATGTATAGACTCTACATCCATAAAACTCATTTTACCAATTCCAGTCTTCAAAGCTTTTGACACTGCCTCTTTCATGCAAAACATCCCTGTAATAGTCTCAAAACTACGATTTTTGGATTCAATGTACGAAATTTCTCGTTCAGTAAAGACTTTTTTCATAAATTTATCCAGATTTTTTATGTTTTTTATTCGTGAAACTCTTAGAATATCAGTTCCACATCTAATCTTCATTTTTAATTCCTTCAAATTTTTCCAAGAATTTGTTTCTAAGAGCTAGGAAATCTAACTTTTCGATATCTTCCACGCTTTCCACATCTTCTACGAAATCTTCTACTATTTCTCCAATTATTTCAAATGAATTTTGTGAAAAGTTATTAATATTATATGATTCTGACAAATATTTTATACTTTCTTTCACTAATTTATCCGTCAAAATATCTTGGTAAGTTTGGTTGATATTGCAGTTACTGATTTCTTTTTCGATGATTCTTCTTATGGAATATATCACATAATACACAAAATCCATGAAAATCTCGTCGTTTTCTCTGTCATCAATGGCAAATAATATCGACAGACAGAAATTCCAGTTGAAGTCCTTGTCCAATCTGCTATTGAGTCCTTGTGCAAATGATGTGTGAATGTAATCTCCAAATTCCATATCTGAAAAATCATACAACTCACCAAAACTAATCGGCTTGTTACTTATTGCATTTACTTTGTTTAATATGTCGATTAACCTTTCTTCGTATTGTTTTTTCTCTAATACATCCATCACAGAAAACAAATAATCGCTGACCACATTTGCAATATTTCTCATATCTATTACAAATCCAAGATTGTATTTTAGTTTGAGCATGTAACCATCATGAATCATTTTTGTTATGATGCTCTTAAATTGTTGTCTTGTTGCATCATCTTCATTTGATTCCACTGTCATCATTTTTTTGTAAACGCTGTTTAATTGTTTGTCGATAATTGTAAGGTTGTTTTTGATTGAGTACATCACATCACGTATCAAATCTTCTGTCATTACATAGTTTGAATTTTTGTACAAAATCGAATGATCTACCTCTCCCCAGAATACATTGACCATGGATTTTATTTGCACTTCAAAATTTATTTTCATTTCTTCATTTTCCACAAAAATTGCGTCAATTTTATAAATTTCAAACCCGTTTTTTTGTTTTTGTGGCTGAGGTTGATCCAAATTAAGCCTTATTCTCATATCATACTTGGAGTAATAATAGCCATTTTCGTCTTTGTAATAAAAAAGTCTTTTTAAATATTCGTACAAATCTTTTTCGTTTTCATTGAAACGACATTCTATTCTAACTCCTATCAAATCTGGGAATAGACTGAACACATCCTCTACGTCTTTACATTTTATATAATAATTTTGTTTTAGTATTTTTTCTTTGATGCTGTCTTCTTTTTTTACACGTGCGTTAATATTAATAACATCTTCGTTCGTTTCAAAAACTTTACTGAAAAACTCTTTTGCTTCTTCTGCAACAAAGTTTATAAATTTATTGCGACTATTTATTAATTTAACAGCATCATTCATAAATTGAAAAATTCCAGCTCTCATTTTTATTCTCCTTTTTATTGCTACTATTATTTTACCATATTTAAGCTTTTCACAAGCATTAAAAAAGAGCACTGCATGTGCTCTTTTGATTTTACAATTTATAGAAACTTCATCCTGTTGGGATTAATATCTCGTTCTATTTCGTGAAAGCCCTTGATTTCGATGTTATTTTCTTCTATAATTTTTTCGATTTTGGGTTTATCTTCCAAATTATCGTACAATATAGAAATACCACAACACACATCCAAAACTCTTGGTGTTGGCGCAAT encodes:
- the acpS gene encoding holo-ACP synthase, with translation MKIRCGTDILRVSRIKNIKNLDKFMKKVFTEREISYIESKNRSFETITGMFCMKEAVSKALKTGIGKMSFMDVESIHDDGLVVKLNTDKFPKVLDIDASISHDGEYAVAMCVLMLED
- a CDS encoding NAD(P)H-hydrate dehydratase, with the protein product MDFTIKKRDPFSNKGNYGRVCIVGGSNGMCGSVYLASMAALRCGSGLVYTIVPEIISEIMQIKSVENIILPLECEDKKLSDNSISQILEYISNKNCVAIGCGMGKDKLNYELIKSVLKNFHKPVLIDADGLNSIKDFSELEFDDYSVAITPHPLEFSRLSGLDVEYINQNREKVATDFSKKHKCIVVLKGHHTIVAKNDEIYVNNTGNAGMATAGSGDCLSGIIASFMHNRDVFEACKLGVYIHGLAGDFAKQKIGEDSIIASDIIRNLPEAINACKEK
- a CDS encoding DUF3343 domain-containing protein, producing the protein MADKMNYILFKDVANGQKLYDLIKQHSIKATIAPTPRVLDVCCGISILYDNLEDKPKIEKIIEENNIEIKGFHEIERDINPNRMKFL
- the alr gene encoding alanine racemase; translation: MFKYQSYLKVDLDKLKHNYKEIKNISNLVKMCAVVKANAYGQGAAFITKELEYLGIDYFAVSNINEALELRKNGIFKPIMILGYISNENIEVAIKNNIELTVYDYDTAVEINNVAKSLNKICKVHIKIDTGMTRLGFQVRLDRDKCLEEIFKIYKMDNVVLQGIYSHFSDADSEDYSYTKEQYNTYIGFMIDVENRGITVPIKHIANDAGAIIHGYFLDMIRCGIGLYGYHASDYVRENSRLNLEEISSLYTTVSMIKTVPKGTDIGYGRTFTTNSETVVATATIGYADGYPLELSNKAYVIINGKKAKILGKVCMDQIMIDVTYIRDVKVGDKVLLFGKDDMGEISLYKLAEMANTNVYELLCRVTMRIPRIYNRNGKVVEVCDYLQKIN
- a CDS encoding GTP pyrophosphokinase, producing MRAGIFQFMNDAVKLINSRNKFINFVAEEAKEFFSKVFETNEDVININARVKKEDSIKEKILKQNYYIKCKDVEDVFSLFPDLIGVRIECRFNENEKDLYEYLKRLFYYKDENGYYYSKYDMRIRLNLDQPQPQKQKNGFEIYKIDAIFVENEEMKINFEVQIKSMVNVFWGEVDHSILYKNSNYVMTEDLIRDVMYSIKNNLTIIDKQLNSVYKKMMTVESNEDDATRQQFKSIITKMIHDGYMLKLKYNLGFVIDMRNIANVVSDYLFSVMDVLEKKQYEERLIDILNKVNAISNKPISFGELYDFSDMEFGDYIHTSFAQGLNSRLDKDFNWNFCLSILFAIDDRENDEIFMDFVYYVIYSIRRIIEKEISNCNINQTYQDILTDKLVKESIKYLSESYNINNFSQNSFEIIGEIVEDFVEDVESVEDIEKLDFLALRNKFLEKFEGIKNED